A single Pseudoalteromonas phenolica DNA region contains:
- a CDS encoding MBL fold metallo-hydrolase, translating into MKVVTKPVTAFMQNTRFITCEQTGDTAVLDPGGEAEILLDHIANNNLQVKCILLTHGHLDHVGACVEIAKKLDIQIIGPTEEERFWFEALPMQSQMFGFEPHEVFYPDRWLKHGDVFELGHLKFEVRHCPGHTPGHVVFYEANKRVVFVGDVLFKGSVGRTDFPKGNSEQLKTSIETQLFTLPDEVQVYSGHGSNTSIGYEKVHNPFMSGRFG; encoded by the coding sequence GTGAAAGTCGTTACCAAGCCTGTCACTGCATTTATGCAAAATACGCGTTTTATTACTTGTGAACAAACCGGTGATACTGCTGTGTTAGATCCGGGTGGTGAAGCGGAAATATTATTAGATCACATTGCTAATAATAACTTACAAGTGAAATGTATTTTGCTTACACATGGTCATTTAGATCATGTTGGTGCATGTGTAGAAATCGCTAAGAAACTTGATATTCAAATTATTGGGCCAACTGAAGAGGAACGTTTTTGGTTTGAGGCCTTGCCAATGCAATCGCAAATGTTTGGTTTTGAACCTCATGAAGTCTTTTATCCTGACCGTTGGCTCAAACATGGAGATGTTTTCGAATTAGGCCATCTAAAATTTGAAGTTAGGCATTGTCCCGGGCACACGCCTGGGCATGTTGTTTTTTATGAAGCCAATAAACGAGTCGTATTTGTTGGGGATGTGCTTTTTAAAGGCTCAGTAGGAAGAACTGACTTTCCTAAGGGAAATAGTGAGCAGTTAAAAACGTCAATCGAAACTCAATTATTTACCTTACCAGATGAAGTTCAAGTTTATTCTGGACATGGGTCAAATACTTCTATCGGTTACGAGAAGGTACATAACCCATTTATGAGTGGCCGATTTGGCTAA
- a CDS encoding M14 family metallopeptidase: MFANLIMLSTVLSMNGHLPPLMPWQGKSLQLMQSSGPLTTDFELSGGEASPTYEDTMKFVDRLIAANPTQFSSLIIGESFGGRAIKMIVASENGQFSANMIKSNGKPTILIQAGIHSGEIDGKDAGFMLLRDIATGKRRDLLTKVNILFIPILNVDGHERRSEFNRINQRGPIEMGFRTNGNNLNLNRDYTKLDTPEVKGVLNVINEFEPDLYVDVHVTDGADYQYDVTYGYTPAFASESPQIATVLAEKFQPHIDKVLADSEHIPGPLVFVMDKREFKSGLAGWIAGPRFSNGWGDLANVPTILVENHSLKPYKQRVLGTYVFLDGAIDALSIHGKALESAVKNEHKTPKRLVLNRKYATEPDFINFKGIKYKRFNSALSGQQEVKYLGEPEYYEKLPIFWKKEVVSEVDVPDAFYIPQSYSFITDKLSIHGINVEKVTSTELVSDLNLATVKNYSFDKTPFEGRFRVTAEFGYDVIEAKDLRGWYKVSTHQARGKLATHLLHPEAPDSFFSWGSFHTIFQRTEYVENYALVPYARSMLKDNPKLALEFDKKLREDKNFESDPKARLNWLYSKTPYYDQGYLKYPILMQYKPKQQEVEK; encoded by the coding sequence ATGTTTGCAAACCTTATAATGTTATCCACTGTGTTAAGTATGAATGGTCATTTACCGCCATTAATGCCTTGGCAAGGGAAAAGTTTGCAACTAATGCAAAGTTCAGGTCCTTTAACAACAGACTTTGAATTAAGTGGTGGTGAAGCATCGCCAACTTATGAAGACACTATGAAATTCGTAGACAGATTGATTGCAGCAAATCCAACCCAATTCAGCAGTTTAATAATTGGTGAAAGCTTCGGTGGGCGTGCGATCAAAATGATTGTTGCCAGTGAAAATGGTCAATTTTCTGCAAATATGATCAAAAGTAATGGTAAGCCGACAATCTTAATTCAAGCTGGTATTCATTCAGGTGAAATTGATGGAAAAGATGCTGGTTTTATGTTGTTACGAGATATCGCTACGGGCAAAAGAAGGGATCTGCTAACTAAAGTAAACATACTCTTTATACCAATCTTAAATGTTGATGGCCATGAGCGCCGAAGCGAGTTTAATCGCATTAACCAGCGTGGCCCAATTGAGATGGGTTTCAGAACGAATGGAAACAACCTAAATCTTAATCGTGATTACACAAAGTTAGATACGCCAGAAGTAAAGGGTGTATTAAATGTAATTAATGAATTTGAACCTGATTTGTATGTAGATGTTCATGTGACTGACGGTGCTGATTACCAATACGATGTCACTTATGGTTACACACCTGCTTTCGCAAGTGAATCGCCACAAATAGCAACAGTCTTAGCTGAAAAGTTTCAACCGCATATTGATAAGGTGTTAGCTGATTCAGAGCACATTCCAGGGCCACTGGTGTTTGTAATGGATAAAAGAGAATTTAAAAGCGGTTTAGCTGGTTGGATAGCGGGCCCAAGGTTTTCTAATGGTTGGGGAGACTTGGCTAATGTACCAACAATTTTAGTTGAAAATCATTCGCTCAAACCTTACAAGCAACGTGTTCTTGGCACTTATGTTTTTTTGGATGGCGCAATAGATGCTCTGTCGATCCATGGTAAAGCCCTTGAGAGCGCAGTAAAAAATGAGCATAAAACACCAAAACGTTTAGTGCTTAATAGAAAATATGCAACTGAACCGGATTTTATCAACTTCAAAGGGATTAAATATAAGAGGTTTAACAGTGCTTTGTCAGGTCAACAAGAGGTTAAGTATCTTGGAGAGCCAGAATACTACGAAAAGCTTCCAATCTTTTGGAAAAAAGAAGTGGTTTCCGAAGTAGATGTTCCTGATGCATTTTACATTCCTCAGTCTTATAGCTTTATTACAGATAAATTATCAATACATGGCATCAATGTAGAGAAAGTCACTTCAACAGAGTTGGTTTCTGATTTAAACCTCGCAACAGTAAAGAATTACTCTTTCGATAAAACACCTTTTGAAGGTCGTTTTAGAGTAACAGCCGAGTTCGGTTATGATGTTATTGAAGCAAAAGATTTAAGAGGGTGGTACAAAGTATCGACTCATCAAGCAAGAGGAAAGCTGGCAACCCATTTATTGCACCCTGAAGCCCCTGATTCTTTCTTTTCTTGGGGGAGCTTTCATACAATATTCCAAAGAACAGAATATGTTGAAAATTATGCATTAGTACCTTATGCCCGTTCAATGTTAAAAGATAACCCTAAACTTGCGTTAGAATTCGATAAGAAGCTAAGAGAAGATAAAAACTTTGAATCCGATCCTAAAGCGCGTTTAAATTGGTTGTATTCAAAAACGCCATATTATGATCAAGGCTATTTAAAATACCCAATATTGATGCAATATAAACCAAAGCAACAAGAAGTAGAGAAGTAA
- a CDS encoding SDR family oxidoreductase, whose amino-acid sequence MKSILITGCSTGIGYYCAKELHRLGYKVIASCRKSEDVLRLSEEGLTCIKLDLADQTSIEQGFKTALDMCGGKLDVLFNNGAYGQPGAVEDLATDTLRAQFEVNFFAWHHLTNLAIKHMRSSGHGRIVHNSSVLGFVSLPYRGAYNASKFALEGLTDTLRMELADTNIHICLIEPGPIASKFRENAKQAFIENINIEQSAHSDNYRAQLNRLESQTAPQKFTLGPEAVFKKLLHAINAEKPKPRYFVTFPTYFMGVMRRILSTRLLDKILIKNR is encoded by the coding sequence ATGAAATCAATTTTGATCACGGGATGCTCTACCGGAATTGGATATTACTGCGCAAAAGAACTACATAGATTAGGTTATAAAGTCATAGCCAGTTGCCGTAAAAGTGAAGATGTTCTGCGACTCTCTGAAGAAGGTTTAACCTGTATAAAATTGGATCTAGCGGACCAGACTAGTATAGAGCAAGGCTTTAAAACAGCACTTGATATGTGTGGTGGGAAGTTAGATGTGTTGTTTAACAATGGTGCTTATGGACAACCCGGCGCAGTAGAAGATTTAGCAACAGATACGCTTCGTGCGCAGTTTGAAGTCAACTTCTTCGCTTGGCACCACCTTACCAATTTGGCAATTAAACATATGCGTTCAAGTGGTCACGGTCGAATTGTTCACAATTCTTCAGTATTAGGTTTCGTTTCCCTACCTTATCGAGGTGCCTACAATGCCAGTAAGTTCGCTTTAGAGGGGCTAACAGATACATTGAGAATGGAGTTAGCAGATACTAATATCCACATTTGCTTAATTGAACCTGGACCAATCGCCTCTAAGTTTAGAGAAAATGCAAAACAGGCATTTATTGAAAATATCAATATTGAACAAAGCGCGCATAGCGATAACTATAGAGCACAGCTAAATAGATTAGAAAGCCAGACTGCACCACAAAAATTTACTTTGGGTCCTGAAGCTGTATTTAAAAAGCTATTGCATGCAATAAATGCAGAAAAACCTAAACCGCGTTACTTCGTGACATTCCCAACCTATTTCATGGGCGTGATGCGAAGAATATTAAGTACTAGATTACTTGATAAGATTTTAATTAAGAATCGTTAA
- the rplT gene encoding 50S ribosomal protein L20 → MARVKRGVIARARHKKVLKQAKGYYGARSRVYRVAFQAVTKAGQYAYRDRRAKKRTFRQLWIARINAASRQNGLSYSRFINGLKKSSVEIDRKILADIAVYDQVAFAALVAKAKEGLAA, encoded by the coding sequence ATGGCAAGAGTTAAACGCGGTGTTATCGCACGTGCACGTCACAAAAAAGTATTAAAGCAAGCTAAAGGTTACTACGGAGCACGTTCACGTGTTTACCGCGTAGCGTTCCAAGCTGTAACTAAAGCAGGTCAATACGCTTACCGTGACCGTCGTGCTAAGAAACGTACTTTCCGTCAACTATGGATTGCACGTATCAACGCAGCTTCACGTCAGAATGGTCTTTCTTACAGCCGTTTCATCAATGGCCTTAAAAAGTCATCTGTTGAAATCGATCGTAAGATCCTAGCTGATATCGCAGTATACGACCAAGTAGCTTTCGCAGCATTAGTTGCTAAAGCAAAAGAAGGTCTAGCTGCTTAA
- the rpmI gene encoding 50S ribosomal protein L35 → MAYKLKTHRGAAKRFKKTASGGYKRKQSHLRHILTKKSSKRKLHLRAKSMVHKNDLGLIDRMLPFA, encoded by the coding sequence ATGGCTTACAAGCTAAAAACACACAGAGGCGCAGCTAAGCGTTTCAAAAAGACTGCTTCAGGCGGTTATAAGCGTAAACAATCGCATCTTCGTCACATTCTGACTAAGAAGTCTTCAAAGCGTAAACTACACCTTCGTGCTAAGTCTATGGTTCATAAGAATGACCTAGGCCTAATCGATCGTATGTTACCATTCGCTTAA
- the infC gene encoding translation initiation factor IF-3, which produces MEDRTIRGGKKGQPTAQKQHRINEEITAREVRLTGVEGQEPSIVSLREAQAIADELGVDLVEISPNAEPPVCKVMDYGKFLFEKAKVQKEQKKKQKQIQIKEIKFRPGTDSGDYNVKLRNLRKFLEGGDKAKVTIRFRGREMAHQDIGLDLLNRVKADLEDIATVESFPNRVEGRQMIMMLAPIAKKA; this is translated from the coding sequence TTGGAGGATCGTACCATTAGAGGCGGCAAAAAAGGGCAACCAACAGCTCAAAAACAACATCGTATTAACGAAGAAATCACAGCGAGAGAAGTTCGCTTAACAGGCGTTGAAGGCCAGGAACCAAGCATTGTTTCGTTAAGAGAAGCTCAAGCTATTGCTGATGAACTAGGTGTAGATTTAGTAGAAATTAGTCCAAATGCTGAACCGCCTGTTTGTAAGGTGATGGATTACGGTAAGTTCCTTTTCGAAAAAGCAAAAGTACAAAAAGAACAAAAGAAAAAGCAGAAGCAGATCCAAATTAAAGAGATCAAGTTCCGTCCAGGTACTGATTCTGGTGACTACAACGTTAAACTACGCAACCTAAGAAAATTCTTAGAGGGTGGAGACAAAGCAAAAGTTACTATTCGCTTCCGCGGCCGTGAAATGGCTCACCAAGACATTGGTCTAGATTTATTAAATCGTGTTAAAGCTGATTTGGAAGACATCGCAACAGTAGAATCTTTCCCAAATCGTGTAGAAGGTCGCCAAATGATTATGATGTTGGCACCTATTGCTAAGAAAGCATAA
- the thrS gene encoding threonine--tRNA ligase, with protein MPVITLPDGSQRAFENPVTTLEVAQDIGPGLAKATIAGRVNGERVDACDLITEDSNLQIITAKDEDGLEIIRHSCAHLIGHAIKQLFPDVKMAIGPTIDNGFYYDIDLDRSLTQEDLDAIEKRMLELAKTNYDVVKKTVTWQEARDTFEARGETYKIEILDENISKDDKPGLYHHEEYVDMCRGPHVPNMKFCQHFKIMKVAGAYWRGNSDNKMLQRIYGTAWADKKQLKAYLKRLEEAEKRDHRKIGKALDLWHWQEEAPGMVFWHNDGWTVYKTVEDYMRDQLVKFGYEEVRAPLILDVSMWEKSGHWDKYGDMIFSTESEKRTYAVKPMNCPGHLQIFNQGLKSYRDLPYRMAEFGLVHRNEPSGSLHGLMRVRSFTQDDAHVFCTEEQILQEVSACIEMVFDTYKTFGFDEIDIKLSTRPEQRVGSDEIWDKAEKALEEALEANNLKFELQPGEGAFYGPKIEFTLHDCLGRAWQCGTIQLDFSMPGRLGATYVGEDGERKTPVMIHRAILGSLERFIGILTEEYAGLFPTWLAPKQVVIMNITDKQADYVQEIVQKLNKLGIRACADLRNEKIGFKIREHTLKRIPYLLVVGDKEVEQQEVAVRTRKGEDLGKFSVDDFIAKVSEEIKDRK; from the coding sequence ATGCCTGTAATTACGCTTCCTGACGGCAGTCAGCGTGCTTTCGAAAACCCAGTAACAACATTAGAAGTAGCTCAAGATATCGGTCCTGGTCTTGCAAAGGCAACCATCGCTGGCCGAGTGAATGGTGAAAGAGTTGATGCATGTGATTTAATCACTGAAGATTCAAACTTACAAATCATCACAGCAAAAGATGAAGACGGCTTAGAAATTATCCGTCACTCATGCGCGCACTTAATTGGTCATGCAATTAAACAGCTTTTCCCTGATGTAAAAATGGCGATTGGTCCAACCATCGATAATGGTTTTTACTACGATATCGATTTAGATCGTTCGTTAACACAAGAAGATCTAGATGCAATTGAAAAGCGCATGCTTGAGCTTGCTAAAACGAATTATGACGTTGTTAAGAAAACAGTCACTTGGCAAGAAGCAAGAGACACCTTTGAAGCACGTGGTGAAACTTACAAAATTGAAATCCTAGACGAAAATATTTCGAAGGATGACAAACCAGGTCTTTATCATCACGAAGAATACGTAGATATGTGTCGCGGTCCTCACGTACCAAACATGAAGTTCTGCCAACACTTCAAGATCATGAAAGTAGCTGGCGCGTATTGGCGTGGTAACTCAGACAACAAGATGCTACAGCGTATTTACGGTACAGCTTGGGCTGATAAGAAACAGCTTAAAGCTTACTTAAAGCGTCTTGAAGAAGCTGAAAAGCGTGACCACCGTAAAATTGGTAAAGCGTTAGACCTATGGCACTGGCAAGAAGAAGCGCCTGGTATGGTATTTTGGCACAATGATGGTTGGACAGTTTATAAGACTGTAGAAGACTATATGCGTGATCAATTGGTTAAATTTGGTTACGAAGAAGTGCGAGCACCTTTAATACTTGATGTAAGTATGTGGGAAAAATCTGGTCACTGGGACAAATACGGAGATATGATTTTCTCAACTGAATCAGAAAAACGTACTTACGCAGTAAAACCAATGAACTGTCCAGGTCACTTACAAATCTTTAATCAAGGTCTTAAATCTTATCGTGATCTTCCATATAGAATGGCTGAGTTTGGTTTAGTTCACCGAAATGAACCATCAGGTTCATTGCATGGTTTGATGCGTGTTCGTTCGTTTACACAGGATGATGCACACGTATTCTGTACTGAAGAACAAATTCTGCAAGAAGTGTCAGCTTGTATCGAAATGGTATTTGACACATACAAGACATTTGGTTTCGACGAGATTGATATCAAACTTTCAACAAGACCTGAACAACGTGTAGGTTCTGACGAAATTTGGGATAAAGCTGAAAAAGCACTTGAAGAAGCACTTGAAGCTAATAATCTTAAATTCGAACTTCAACCTGGTGAAGGCGCATTCTACGGTCCAAAGATTGAGTTTACTCTTCATGACTGCTTAGGTCGTGCGTGGCAATGTGGTACAATTCAGCTTGATTTCTCTATGCCGGGACGTCTTGGTGCAACCTATGTTGGCGAAGATGGCGAAAGAAAAACACCAGTCATGATCCACCGTGCAATTTTAGGTTCATTAGAACGCTTCATCGGCATTCTAACAGAAGAATATGCGGGTCTTTTCCCAACTTGGTTAGCACCAAAGCAAGTGGTGATCATGAATATCACCGATAAACAAGCTGATTATGTACAAGAAATTGTGCAAAAATTAAATAAACTTGGAATTAGAGCCTGTGCTGACTTGAGAAATGAGAAGATTGGCTTTAAAATTCGCGAGCATACTTTAAAACGTATCCCGTACTTGCTTGTTGTTGGTGACAAAGAAGTTGAACAGCAAGAAGTTGCGGTTAGAACACGCAAAGGTGAAGATCTTGGCAAGTTCTCGGTTGATGACTTTATCGCAAAGGTAAGCGAAGAGATTAAAGACCGTAAATAA
- a CDS encoding endonuclease/exonuclease/phosphatase family protein, with protein sequence MSEQKSIKIATLNLLNFAAPPYRFYSEFEGYTHSQWQSKTLFFSELLAHMSPTVIAFQEVFSVKDLEEICKEQGLPYFSAVSAVKHEALKPDVLYSPVVAIASKYPIESLNCLLPNKDLLDYFGHQTPFGFNRTPIKCKINLPDVGFVSFYVVHLKSQRLITDGSLFEQINAEPNLRHYYEQSFALLRNSQDRSLEASIIMHDVMTNNQNMPVVVLGDFNHNLEHASLLPFNIANDHSFKDIPSESGLIDSYTLSQQAMEGKQKPATHFYRGKGNVLDYILLSQHFDPVHDNCVIKKLNYATFDGHLTTQRDGEDIRYSDHAAIMIDLSV encoded by the coding sequence ATGTCAGAACAAAAATCTATAAAAATTGCTACGTTAAACTTGCTTAATTTTGCAGCGCCGCCTTATCGTTTTTATTCCGAATTCGAAGGCTACACACACAGCCAGTGGCAATCTAAAACTTTATTTTTTTCTGAATTGTTGGCTCATATGTCACCAACAGTAATTGCCTTTCAAGAAGTATTTTCAGTTAAAGATCTAGAAGAGATTTGCAAAGAGCAAGGCCTTCCCTATTTCTCTGCCGTTTCAGCTGTAAAACATGAAGCGTTAAAACCCGATGTACTGTATTCACCGGTTGTTGCAATCGCTTCTAAATATCCAATTGAATCTTTAAATTGTCTGCTTCCAAATAAAGACTTATTAGATTACTTTGGTCATCAAACACCTTTTGGTTTTAATCGGACACCAATCAAGTGCAAGATAAACCTGCCAGATGTAGGCTTTGTCAGTTTTTATGTGGTCCATTTAAAATCACAGCGTCTTATCACTGATGGCAGCCTATTCGAGCAAATCAATGCAGAGCCAAACCTTCGTCACTACTACGAACAATCTTTTGCATTACTTAGAAACAGTCAAGATCGCTCTTTAGAGGCCTCAATAATCATGCATGATGTGATGACCAATAATCAAAATATGCCTGTTGTTGTTTTGGGTGACTTTAATCATAACCTTGAACATGCCAGCTTGTTACCTTTTAATATTGCTAATGATCATTCGTTCAAAGACATTCCGTCAGAAAGTGGCTTAATTGATAGTTACACACTTTCACAACAAGCTATGGAAGGAAAACAGAAACCAGCAACACACTTTTATCGTGGTAAAGGTAATGTATTAGATTATATTTTACTGTCTCAACACTTCGATCCTGTTCATGATAACTGTGTAATTAAAAAATTAAACTATGCTACTTTTGATGGACACTTAACTACACAAAGAGACGGAGAAGATATTCGTTATTCAGATCATGCGGCCATCATGATTGATTTATCAGTTTAA
- a CDS encoding DUF3010 family protein: MRTCGVEITGSEVLLCLLTKEEDVFDIRDVRQTRFTLGQVGQDTEDMRKFQFDFAKLLEDYQIDSVAIKQRAPKGKFAGSATGFKIEAAIQLIKDVDVKILSATEIKEQLKRNPLPIDFEETGLKKYQETAFINAYVYIMMKTYRPEEL; encoded by the coding sequence ATGAGAACATGTGGTGTTGAAATCACAGGCAGTGAAGTACTTTTATGCTTGCTGACAAAAGAAGAAGACGTTTTTGATATTCGTGATGTACGACAAACACGCTTTACCCTTGGTCAAGTTGGCCAAGACACTGAAGATATGCGCAAATTTCAATTTGATTTTGCAAAATTATTAGAAGATTACCAAATTGACTCTGTTGCTATAAAGCAACGTGCACCAAAGGGTAAGTTTGCAGGTAGTGCGACAGGTTTTAAAATCGAAGCTGCCATTCAATTAATAAAAGATGTGGATGTTAAAATTTTATCTGCAACTGAAATCAAAGAACAATTGAAGCGTAACCCTTTACCAATCGACTTTGAAGAAACTGGGCTTAAGAAATATCAAGAAACTGCATTTATTAATGCTTATGTTTACATCATGATGAAAACATACCGCCCAGAAGAGCTATAA
- a CDS encoding protein kinase domain-containing protein — protein sequence MTAKSINNFYINEQQSIYLLSHHDAKKHRQWLNICKKQLQLLGYSNVEEIGSGAFGFVFAGIGEDGQEWVFKFSRITLAQSIRDRLEDEAYMLSQINNPMVPKFFAFERVKKQGILMMARAKGEDLEKISLKRGRFSVQDIMSLALKLRNVLLDLRRHKNGLSPQPIVHGDIKPSNIVWDVDTDEFSLVDWGSSVYAQIDEYGEVVASNIMDLMSADLSSTNARMGDVYFIGDEQMSGMQSSPRFDEQGVASTLYALASAQSCRFGVGVLPTASLGLPQEFATVIDNMLSKDKKLRDAAGDYFIRNMPSMAKVYLPELDNKTVKANIPFWVNEFEFEPDTVVYSSRKEFLRRADHNQQLLDVNDAQLDRYYKEFLFDTGDTEKAFLASISRLAKFPVVGGLSFHWREKNLHIESSLILHDESLHKAFTDSVNATVKLAQGITQKGLFKCCLFDARQTIQLERDSTGAFIFDVLPQLHYSVVDTSSQEITRPHSYFEDGKDPDEQLQLPKSIIQCVFELNKIHHTGCIIFESVENRLKIHHYYRLLDASKEAQFKALLEEIMQYALCIDNFGVAGFMKLPYKNTREFDLCQSQPTNFYPRNPKALNNSL from the coding sequence ATGACTGCCAAATCAATCAATAATTTCTATATCAACGAACAGCAATCTATTTATCTGCTCTCTCATCATGACGCAAAAAAGCATAGGCAGTGGCTAAATATATGTAAGAAGCAATTGCAGTTGCTGGGATATAGCAATGTTGAAGAAATTGGTTCTGGTGCGTTTGGGTTTGTTTTTGCTGGTATTGGTGAAGACGGGCAAGAGTGGGTGTTTAAGTTCTCTCGAATTACTCTTGCTCAAAGTATCAGAGATAGGCTTGAAGACGAAGCTTATATGTTGTCGCAAATTAATAACCCCATGGTGCCTAAGTTTTTTGCCTTTGAACGAGTAAAAAAACAAGGCATTTTGATGATGGCGCGAGCAAAAGGAGAAGATTTAGAAAAAATCTCACTTAAACGAGGCCGTTTCTCCGTTCAAGACATCATGAGCTTAGCGTTAAAACTCAGAAATGTGTTATTAGATCTTCGTCGTCATAAAAATGGCTTAAGTCCACAACCTATTGTCCACGGTGACATCAAACCCTCTAATATTGTTTGGGATGTTGATACAGACGAATTTTCTCTGGTTGATTGGGGGAGCTCTGTGTATGCGCAAATTGATGAATATGGTGAAGTCGTTGCCAGCAACATCATGGATTTAATGTCAGCAGATTTATCAAGTACCAATGCCCGAATGGGCGATGTGTATTTTATTGGTGATGAACAAATGTCAGGTATGCAGTCATCTCCTAGATTCGATGAACAAGGTGTTGCGTCAACACTCTATGCATTGGCTAGTGCACAATCATGCCGTTTTGGAGTGGGTGTTCTCCCCACTGCAAGCCTAGGGTTACCTCAGGAGTTTGCGACAGTCATAGACAATATGTTGTCAAAGGACAAAAAGTTAAGAGATGCGGCAGGAGACTACTTTATCCGCAATATGCCAAGTATGGCTAAAGTTTACTTGCCTGAACTAGATAACAAAACAGTCAAAGCGAACATTCCGTTTTGGGTCAATGAATTTGAATTTGAGCCTGACACTGTGGTGTATAGTTCTCGTAAAGAATTCTTACGAAGAGCCGACCATAATCAACAACTACTTGATGTTAACGATGCGCAACTAGATAGATATTATAAAGAATTTTTGTTTGATACTGGAGATACTGAAAAAGCCTTTTTAGCGTCGATAAGTCGTCTTGCAAAATTCCCTGTTGTTGGTGGGTTAAGTTTTCATTGGCGTGAAAAAAATCTACATATCGAATCTAGTCTAATTTTGCACGATGAATCATTACATAAAGCATTTACCGATTCTGTGAATGCAACGGTCAAGCTTGCACAAGGTATAACCCAAAAAGGCCTGTTCAAATGCTGCTTATTTGATGCAAGGCAGACAATTCAGTTAGAAAGAGACAGCACGGGTGCGTTTATTTTCGATGTATTACCTCAGTTACATTACTCGGTTGTTGATACCAGCAGCCAAGAAATTACCCGTCCACATAGTTATTTCGAAGATGGTAAAGATCCTGATGAGCAACTACAGCTACCAAAAAGTATTATTCAATGTGTTTTTGAACTGAATAAAATTCACCACACAGGGTGTATTATTTTTGAATCGGTAGAAAACCGCTTAAAGATCCACCATTATTACCGCCTGTTGGATGCGTCTAAAGAAGCACAATTTAAAGCACTTTTAGAAGAAATCATGCAGTACGCCTTATGTATAGACAACTTTGGTGTAGCGGGGTTTATGAAGTTACCTTACAAAAATACCCGTGAATTTGATTTATGCCAGAGCCAGCCTACAAACTTCTATCCAAGAAATCCTAAAGCACTAAATAATTCACTATAA